The Coffea arabica cultivar ET-39 chromosome 6e, Coffea Arabica ET-39 HiFi, whole genome shotgun sequence genome contains the following window.
TACTCACTGGTACCCCATGTAGTCTCACTACCTCATCCATATAGAGTTtagcaagtttctccaaagGATATTTCATGTTCACTGGCAGAAAATGTGCAGTCTTAGTTAATCggtccactattacccaaattgcatcatgcctcttttgtgttcgtggcaaccctgatacaaaatccatcgttatgtgctcccattttcattcagggatctctaaaggctgtaatAAACCTGACGGCTTTTGATGCtcagctttcacttgttggcacgtAAGACACTTTTGTACAAACTGGACAATCTCCgccttcatattctcccaccaatacagacttttaagatcttggtacatcttattattccctgggtgcaccgtatacctagagcggtgtgattcctccaaaatctccctaTTTAATTCCTCATCCTTAGGTACAACGACACGATTTCGGAATTTTAAGATTCCATCAGGACCTATGTTAAAGTTAGGCAACTcccctttcttcactttttccacccatTTTTGCACCATTGTGTCCTTTGCTTGGCCCTTATAAATCCGATCCAACAGTGTCGACTTCAGCTtaatatttccaaaaatcaccttctCCGGTTCCAGACGAGGTTTCCACTCACAGACATCTTCTAACAGGCTCCACTCTCTCACCATAGAACTTGCCAGTTGAGCCTTTCGgcttaaagcatctgctacaacgttGGCTTTTCcaggatggtagttaattgtacaGTCATAATCCTCTAAGAACTCTACCAACCGACGTTGTCTTAGAtttagctccttctgagaaaacagATACTTAAGCCTCTTATGATCCGTATAAACCTCAAAAGTTACACCATAGAGATAATGtcgccatttcttcaaagcgaaCACTACAGCTGcaagctccaagtcatgggtcggataattctgctcatgaggttttaacttccaagatgcataggcaatcacattcctattttacatcaacacgcaccctagcccttcttttgaagcatcggtataaatcGTATAATTATCACTCCCACTGGGCAAAGCTAAAACTGGAGCTATAGTCAATTGTTTCTTAAGCTCTTGGAAACTACCTTCACACTTGATatcccaaatatactttccttgtttcttggtcaAGTTAGTCAAGGGTCCCGCAATTCTCGAGAAGTTCTTTATAAATCGACGGTAGTACCCTGCTAGACCTAGAAAACTTCGCACCTCTGTGGAATTTTCTGGCCGCTTCCATTTGGCTACGGCTTCCACCTTTGCCGGGTCTACAGCAAGgccatcttttgaaattatgtgACCTAGAAACGCCACactttccaaccaaaattcacacttactgaacttagcaaacaattggtgctctcttagggtttgcagcACTCTCCGCAAatgttgttcatgctcctccctTGACTTGGAATACActaatatatcatcaataaacaccactACAAACCTGTCCAAGTAAGGTTTGAACACTTGATGCATCAGATCCATGAATGCCGCTGGGGCATtggttaaaccaaaaggcattaccgcgaactcaaaatgcccatatcgagtgttaaacGCCATTTTTGGCACAGCCTCTTtctaattctcaattgatagtacCCTTGTCGAAGATCCAATTTAGAAAACACCACAGCCCCTTGtaactgatcaaacaactcatcaatatgaGGTaatgggtatttattcttaacagtTACTGCATTCAACCCACGATAGTCAATGTACAACCTTAAACTCccgtccttcttcttaacaaatagcactggagctccccacggGGACTCGCTCTcatgaataaaccctcgttctaGTAAATCTTGCAATTGCACCTTTAACTCCTTAAGCTCAGCAGGAGCCATTCGATAAGGAGTTTTAGAGATGGGAGCAGTTTCGGGTACTAGatcaaccttaaattcaatttctctttcaGGTGTCAGAGACTCCAACTCCTCCGAAAATACGTCCGGGTATTCACTGATTACTGGCATGTCTTCCAACTTAATCTTTTCTCCCGGAGTGTTAATCAGGAAAGCTAAGTAACCACGTGCCCCAcgactaagcaatttcctagcccttatTCCCGAAATAAGCGCAGAAGAGGCTATCATACCCCTCACGTCTAACTTTAGAGTTGCCTCCCCCGGTATACAAAATTCGACCACTTTCATCCTACAATCTACCCGAGCATGATAatgagctagccaatccatacctagaatGACATCGTACCCCTTGATGGCTAGACTAATGAGGTCAACTACCAATTTTCGTTCACCAACCCAAATATCACAATTCCTAAACACCTCATTCGCAAGCAAAATTTGATTACCCGCAGGTGTTCTTATctctaagtcataaggtaacctttcaactttcaaatcaattccaagcataaatgcgggattaacaaaagaatgagtagcaccggggtctatcaaaattctgGCTAACCAGTGAAAAACAGGGATTGTAACTTCTACCACCTTCGTTGGTTCAGGCACGATTGTTTGATCCAGCGAATATACTCTGGCCGGTACCCTCGACCTAGCCCCTCCAACATTGGTCGGCCTTGGGTTTGACCTGGCAGTCGACTGGGTATCACTGATCAACGGGCAGTTGACTATCTGGTGCTCCGTACTTCCACACCTTAAGCACTTCCGAGCCTTTCTCCAACATTCATCCTCAGTATGGTTCGATTTTTCACAATATCCGCATGTTACTCGGGGAGTAGAGGTCTGAGCTCTCTGTGGAATTCCTCTACCTTGTTCTCTACCACTTTGGCCTCCTCTCTGGGCACCTCCTCTCTGAGTACTTCCTCTCGGAGCACCTCCCCTAGACGCACTCGAAAACCGTCCAACTCCAGCCCCACGACCGGATTTGACAGGTGGTACGTTTTGATCACTCCGCACTGACCCTTGGGCTCCACTAGATCCCCCTTTACGTTTGATGTGGAAAATTTTCACCTGTGCCCTGGCAGTCTCTAtccgttgggccttctccagaacctccgtaaacgtattaatttgggctgccgctaaggcttcttgtaactccacattgagcccttgcacGAATCTCCCTACTTTCCTTGGTTCTGTAGCAATCAGCTCAGGACCAAATTTTGACAGTTTCGTAAACTGGgtctcatactcagctacgctAGAAACTCCCTGTCGAAGtttaataaaatcgtcctctcgCTTTTCTTGGACGATAGGTGGaaggtatttctcattaaactcccgtACGAAGTTTAACCAAGTCCATGCAGTTCCTTCTCTCTCCCATTTGGCCCTAATTACATTCAACCATACCCTAGCTGGaccttcaaattggaaagcagcaaacTGCACCTGCCTCTCCTCCTTATAGTTTAGGGCGGTGAAAATGTTGATCATACCCTCTAGCCATTTCTCTGCTCCCtccgggtctggtcctcccaaGAACTTGGGTGGAGaaaacttctggaatctctctaaAGCTCTATCTTGTCCCATATCGGgatccctaggttgatttacaggggcttgaccctgttgttccactaaacgggccagaatattagtcatctgctggatggcagttgccacttggtCTCCCTCTACagcctggggttcaggttgtggctcaaccattgcctctctctcctctctcggttctggCACCTGTTCCTGTGCCTGTCTACCCCCACGGTCccgactaggaccgcgtcctcggttagttcccctggTTTGACTTtttctaccctccatgttttggATTTAGGCAACTATAAACATATAAACAAGGTAAGGTATAGCTCGTATAGCTTGTATAACACGTTGCAAAAGGCTAAATGAAGGCAGTAAAACACGTAATAAACAAGcactttatatacatagcaaacaagtcatATATACATGCCAGCCTAGGCAAGTCAGAGGCTATACTAGCCaaggaacatagaacaaaagaaGCCCTATTTACATCCACCGTAACACGtcaaagtcaaaaacaaaaggaaacgtGTCGTCCTACTATGTTCCTAACTATGCCACAAAAATCTCCTCAGTCCTAAATCCTAACAGGTCGTCTGGCTAGACGCCGACCCCACAGACTCCGAGGATGCACTCCgctcctcctccgggtcctcctcaggatcctcctccgagtcctcctctggatcctccCCCGAAGCACCAGGAGCGCCAGGAGCTACAGGCGCTTGGCCTTCTCCGGCCAAGTCCTGAAGCACATCATCCACTAGTGCCTCGCACTCAGTCAAGATGTGGCCGGTCCGGTCTCGTATGTCCGCAGCTACTAGCATAAGGCGTCCGGTCGTCGCCTGAGCCTGCTGGCGGAAGGCATCCGTCCGCTGCTGCTCCTCCAATATCGAGGCCTCCAGCTCTCGGATCCTAACTCCCTGGCCTCGGAGGGTAGCCTGAAGGCACTCTATCTCTGAGTGGCACCTACGATTGGCGCTACCCAATCGTCGCCGCTCGTCGTCCACGGCAATCACTACCCGATCGGGGTAGGAGTAGGTCTTCCAGCAGTCGCAGCGTCGGATCTTGCGCGCTGGGGACCACCGCTGCACTGGCCCAACGGGGCTCTCCTGATACGTGATCACACGGCTAACAGGCTAAGCtcaaaaataaaaccctagcctgTCGTATCAAGCACTCAATCTGCCTAGATCAATTcacaacctaggctctgataccacctgtgacgaccccacctccccctaaggcgtaccagagggttcggcggaccgcctgcctagctctcgccaggactcactcactatctaaAACGAATCGCGTGCgtacatccatgaaccataaataacatccacaatTAAAGCTTATCATTTTACATTGATAccaaatcaaggtacaaagcctcaatatatCCAAACGGTTCAAAGTATATACAATCCCataacaaaacattctattcgaggaatagcgcgagtacaagtcaaaagtcaaaataactgGACTACGCTAGTTtttacacgtctcacgcgtcacttgtacccctgtaaggaaaacaaaactaatagggtgagccaaagctcagcgATGTTCCAGATATCAAATTGTCCAGCAAACAAGATAATACCAatgtaatagtgaaatagcgagcaaacaagttcaagtaaagagataatacttcaagtagtcaAGAAATGTGTGGATCATGTTCACAAGTAAGGATACAGTTGCTCATGTCTCGGCTCCATCCCAGCTTGATcgaatagtagttgacactccgtcaactttcaagtaataactagtccagaaaGAAAACCCACTTCtcgccagtctccgtccaccaatcaacccccttctccgggcccgcacgccacagaaacacgggtggtaatactcgagtataccgaattgccgaggagataacactccactcgaccttactagtgacccagggtttgttatctaatcgaccaggcccttgccggctcgactcgattaactagccacaggatttctggaattccaggcataATATAATTCATGTgcatgtagagcaagtcaagCAAAGTcgataaacaagaacaatttggatagggcaagtgcgataaagtacacccttgctctatcaaatcacatatatatCACGTATTCACGTTGATCAAAGATAAATGGCAAATAtcgagttcaatcagatatttggaagcactcaccaaaatagtgCCTCTAGTGCTCGTGCctgggtggtactccgggtttggagtccaaatctgcgataaacttaacttgagaactttgaaaatcaactaaggttcgaaacttaagcgtttcgttcaataagaatcaagaaattgaaattcacttgagaAATAGTCGTGAAATAGTTGTTCGCTtttcaaactggaaaatttgATAACATCTTTGCTTGGAAATGACTTTTGAGTCAAAAGTGCAAGTAAAACGGTTTCATAGTGATTCATATCATGTTCCTAagagtacaagttcggccaagtcctaacgtataaccctcgataaacaaagtagcaaaggtcctcgatagttcaagtgataatcacttctaacctttactcaagttgcaagtatagttttctagtcctcaagcgtaaatttgggcagcatgccctttgtgtttaccaaattttccagccataaatggcttcattattttttctcagccaatcccaaagtcatacctatcatagattcaagtaaatagccgttccataggctcataacaacataagaacaaaaatcaaagtgataacaagtgcggaaatgtaacctagcaaaagacagatttgacgtgtggttacggaaagaacacatccgaggctaaacttatcggattgagacgtaacttataccgtttcgaagctaagacacagggctacaattttcatgaagatcacttagtccattttccAATGAAACCTAGCCAAAtccccaatttacagaaccaaaatccaactagtcggctaaaaaaccgtactacctttaaatgactatatctcaggttaccaaggtccgattaagttGTTCTTGGAGGCATTTAAAATATAAGACAgaataataaaactttcatgttttggtaaatagctaaatcagtacggaccATAGTGAATAAATACGATTAACTGGATGAATtgtccaaaacggatcactggaatgCATCCTAGGCAGTGAGAGTATTTTGGCCTTTTCACAGTCTACATAGCTCCGAttaggctgaaattttgtaggcacctatataataccattatctacaactttcatgttttaggacaagcctaattcggcctctaactatgagtactaaaaccgggcagaatgtaaacaaaaaattccagaaatctggagtTTCTGGGATTTCATGACaatctatttattttcttgcttccaacactaccaaagccccttatataatcttatatacaacatatactaactatataacaagtttaggcagaaattgattaaaccctaacttgcatatatcatccaaaatcatcacaacaacttgcatatcttgtaatcaagccaaaacatgaactagataacatcttaaaccaaaatttaaaagaacaagaaccatgatcagatcttatacctcaaagacaaagcttggaagagtgatactccgcctcctttggaaatttttagttcccctagcttctcaagccCACAACTAACACTTTAACCGGTTTAGAAGTTTAatttctcacttggatggctaaaatcaagaagaaggaagttgtttcttgctctctctttctctcctctcttgttcggccaagcagcagaaataatgaaggaaaaggagcaaaaattggggataagaaggaagaccatctcttggtcaagaaacccttaggtggcgacacttggcaccaccacctcctctcatttttctctttcttttccttgctatttccAACCCTAAGtttcggtcaagctagctggcatgagaagatattttgctcaattattaatgagcttgtatggtaagaaagtggtggtcaagtggtgcgttcaatcggcagtgcacggtacccgtcggttcgcaccgtttttcttaaaaacacatgtactagggttttttttccttcctattcactaaccttatatcattgcccctaatcacatattatgtctcacttaaaagtcacttttaatcaccaaatttgatccttgttccataccgaaaattcatccggcgaaaatcgcgaaaaccctaattttgccccaatcttgaaaccaaaagtgaaaccctactttctaggtttatttacagtcattgtggaatgatttgggtagtagggctttaataaataataatttccaaataaaaggtatttttgaggaaaatataagaaatttgcgagtcctcacaaggaggatgtgccaaaaTCGACgtttaacactcgatatgggcattttgagtttgcggtaatgccttttggcttaaccaatgccccagcagcgttcatggatttaatgcatcgagtgtttaaaccttacttggataggtttgtagtggtgtttattgatgatatcctagAATATTCGAAATCTAGGGAGGAGCATGAGCAACACTTGCGAATAGTgctgcaaaccctaagagagcaccaattgtttgctaagttcagcaagtgtgaattttggctggaaaaaGTGGCATTCTTAGAtcatataatttcaaaaaatgggcTTGCTGTAGACCCGGCGAAAGTGGAAGCCTTAGCCAAATGGATGCGACCAGAGAATCCCACAGAGGTACGAAGTTTTCTAGATTTAGCAAGGTACTACCGCCGATTTATAAAGAACTTCTCGAGAATTGCGGGACCCTTAACtaacttgacaaagaaacaaggaaagtacaTTTGGGATGTTAAGTGTGAGAGTAGTTTCCAAGATCTTAAGAAGCAATTGACTAAGGCTCCAGTTTTAGCTTTGCCCAATGGGAACGATAGCTAcac
Protein-coding sequences here:
- the LOC140009874 gene encoding uncharacterized protein, whose protein sequence is MGQDRALERFQKFSPPKFLGGPDPEGAEKWLEGMINIFTALNYKEERQVQFAAFQFEGPARVWLNVIRAKWEREGTAWTWLNFVREFNEKYLPPIVQEKREDDFIKLRQGVSSVAEYETQFTKLSKFGPELIATEPRKAQRIETARAQVKIFHIKRKGGSSGAQGSVRSDQNVPPVKSGRGAGVGRFSSASRGGAPRGSTQRGGAQRGGQSGREQGRGIPQRAQTSTPRVTCGYCEKSNHTEDECWRKARKCLRCGSTEHQIVNCPLISDTQSTARSNPRPTNVGGARSRVPARVYSLDQTIVPEPTKVVEVTIPVFHWLPYDLEIRTPAGNQILLANEVFRNCDIWVGERKLVVDLISLAIKGYDVILGMDWLAHYHARVDCRMKVVEFCIPGEATLKLDVRGMIASSALISGIRARKLLSRGARGYLAFLINTPGEKIKLEDMPVISEYPDVFSEELESLTPEREIEFKVDLVPETAPISKTPYRMAPAELKELKVQLQDLLERGFIHESESPWGAPVLFVKKKDGSLRLYIDYRGLNAVTVKNKYPLPHIDELFDQLQGAVVFSKLDLRQGVAFLGHIISKDGLAVDPAKVEAVAKWKRPENSTEVRSFLGLAGYYRRFIKNFSRIAGPLTNLTKKQGKYIWDIKCEAVVFALKKWRHYLYGVTFEVYTDHKRLKYLFSQKELNLRQRRLVEFLEDYDCTINYHPGKANVVADALSRKAQLASSMVREWSLLEDVCEWKPRLEPEKVIFGNIKLKSTLLDRIYKGQAKDTMVQKWVEKVKKGELPNFNIVNMKYPLEKLAKLYMDEVVRLHGVPVSIVSDRDPSYHSSIQMAPYEALYGRRCRSPIHWEEVGERKIIDPTTIPWIEEAYERVKVIRQKLQTAQSRQKSYADHRRKDLEFEVGDKVFLRITPLRGKIRAGKGKKLQPRYI